A single Planctomycetota bacterium DNA region contains:
- a CDS encoding TIGR02253 family HAD-type hydrolase, whose protein sequence is MSLKAVFFDIDDTLFSTTDFASKARRAAVEAMRRRGLRLPTEHILRELQEVIAEFSSNHEHHFDKLLLRLPRRSWDGVNPAILVAAGVQAYHDAKFHQLRPYPDVPPVLARLARTDLVRGVITAGLEVKQADKLLRLGLYDYFTPTAIFISDQIGISKPNSKLFQRACDEVGVAPRETMYVGDHPTHDVDPANALGMITVHVRRGKHAPEQGRTKPTYTLKNFKELLTVLRKDFNVRV, encoded by the coding sequence ATGAGCCTCAAGGCGGTCTTCTTCGACATCGACGACACCCTCTTTTCCACCACCGACTTCGCCTCCAAGGCCCGCCGGGCCGCCGTGGAGGCCATGCGCCGCCGGGGCCTGCGCCTGCCCACCGAGCACATCCTCCGGGAACTCCAGGAAGTGATCGCCGAATTCTCCTCCAACCACGAGCACCACTTCGACAAGCTCCTCCTGCGGCTGCCGCGGCGCTCCTGGGACGGCGTCAATCCCGCCATTCTCGTGGCCGCCGGAGTCCAGGCCTACCACGACGCCAAATTCCACCAGCTGCGTCCCTACCCCGACGTCCCCCCGGTGCTGGCACGCCTGGCCCGCACGGACCTCGTCCGCGGCGTCATCACCGCCGGCCTCGAGGTGAAACAGGCCGACAAACTCCTGCGGCTGGGCCTCTACGACTACTTCACCCCCACCGCCATCTTCATCTCCGACCAGATCGGAATCTCCAAGCCCAACTCGAAACTTTTCCAGCGGGCCTGCGACGAGGTGGGCGTCGCCCCGCGGGAAACCATGTACGTCGGCGACCACCCCACCCACGACGTCGATCCCGCCAACGCGCTCGGCATGATCACCGTCCACGTCCGCCGCGGTAAGCACGCGCCCGAACAGGGGCGCACGAAGCCCACCTACACGCTCAAGAACTTCAAAGAACTCTTGACGGTGCTGCGGAAAGACTTTAATGTACGCGTCTGA
- the guaA gene encoding glutamine-hydrolyzing GMP synthase, whose product MPDNDYVAILDFGSQYTQLIARRTREASVYCEILPPDVSPDELKKHRLKGIILSGGPASVYQRRAPTCDPRIFELGVPVLGICYGMQLGAKLLGSKVSPAADREYGRTDITVKNGDRLFRGVPHDTQVWMSHGDRVEANPRDFDVLASTRNCATAAVRHKKRPFYGVQFHPEVHHTPFGAQILRNFLYAICGCRGDWEMKSYVDNAIAEIRRTAGKDHVLCALSGGVDSAVVAALVHKAVSNRLTCVFVDNGFLRKGEAKKVRDFFERRMHVNLVVVDAAARFLKALKGVTDPEIKRTRIGHTFVEVFKQAARPLKQVKFLAQGTLYPDVIESRSAHGGPSAKIKTHHNVGGLPKELGFKLLEPLRFLFKDEVRRIGRELGLPEELVRRQPFPGPGLAVRCVGPVTPERLEILREADDIVVHEIEKAKLQDRLWQYFAVLLPVRSVGVMGDGRTYQETVAVRIVESLDGMTADWSRVPHDVLAAISSRIVNEVKGVNRVVYDITSKPPSTIEWE is encoded by the coding sequence ATGCCCGATAACGACTACGTCGCGATCCTCGACTTCGGCTCGCAGTACACCCAGCTCATCGCGCGGCGGACCCGCGAGGCGAGCGTCTACTGCGAAATCCTCCCGCCGGACGTCTCCCCCGACGAGCTCAAGAAGCACCGCCTCAAGGGAATCATCCTCTCCGGCGGGCCCGCCAGCGTCTACCAGCGCCGCGCCCCCACCTGCGACCCCCGCATCTTCGAGCTCGGCGTCCCCGTCCTGGGCATCTGCTACGGCATGCAGCTCGGAGCCAAGCTTCTGGGCTCCAAGGTGAGCCCCGCCGCCGACCGCGAGTACGGCCGCACGGACATCACCGTCAAGAACGGCGACCGCCTCTTCCGCGGCGTTCCCCACGATACCCAGGTCTGGATGAGCCACGGGGACCGCGTGGAAGCCAACCCGCGCGACTTCGACGTCCTGGCCAGCACCCGCAACTGCGCCACCGCCGCCGTCCGGCACAAGAAGCGCCCCTTCTACGGCGTCCAGTTCCACCCCGAGGTGCACCATACGCCCTTCGGCGCCCAGATCCTGCGGAATTTCCTCTACGCCATCTGCGGCTGCCGCGGCGACTGGGAAATGAAGTCCTACGTGGACAACGCCATCGCCGAAATCCGCCGCACCGCCGGCAAGGACCACGTCCTGTGCGCCCTCTCCGGCGGCGTGGACTCGGCCGTGGTGGCCGCCCTCGTCCACAAGGCCGTCTCCAACCGCCTCACCTGCGTCTTCGTGGACAACGGATTCCTCCGCAAGGGCGAAGCCAAAAAGGTGCGCGACTTCTTCGAGCGGCGCATGCACGTCAACCTCGTGGTCGTGGACGCCGCCGCCCGCTTCCTCAAGGCCCTCAAGGGCGTCACCGACCCCGAGATCAAGCGCACCCGCATCGGCCATACCTTCGTCGAGGTCTTCAAGCAGGCCGCCCGCCCCCTCAAACAGGTCAAGTTCCTGGCCCAGGGGACGCTCTACCCGGACGTCATCGAGTCCCGCTCCGCCCACGGCGGCCCCTCGGCCAAGATCAAGACCCACCACAACGTGGGCGGACTCCCCAAGGAACTCGGCTTCAAGCTCCTGGAGCCGCTCCGGTTCCTCTTCAAGGACGAAGTCCGCCGCATCGGACGCGAGCTGGGTCTCCCCGAGGAACTCGTCCGGCGCCAGCCCTTCCCCGGCCCGGGCCTGGCGGTCCGTTGCGTCGGCCCCGTCACCCCCGAACGGCTCGAGATCCTCCGCGAAGCCGACGACATCGTCGTCCACGAGATCGAAAAGGCCAAGCTCCAGGACCGCCTGTGGCAGTATTTCGCCGTGCTGCTCCCCGTCCGAAGCGTCGGCGTCATGGGCGACGGACGCACGTACCAGGAAACCGTCGCCGTCCGCATCGTGGAGAGCCTCGACGGAATGACCGCCGACTGGAGCCGCGTCCCCCACGACGTCCTGGCCGCAATCAGCTCCCGCATCGTCAACGAGGTCAAAGGCGTCAACCGAGTGGTCTACGACATCACGTCGAAGCCGCCCAGCACCATTGAATGGGAGTAA